A genomic stretch from Numida meleagris isolate 19003 breed g44 Domestic line chromosome 2, NumMel1.0, whole genome shotgun sequence includes:
- the STK17A gene encoding serine/threonine-protein kinase 17A isoform X2: MRKRRKGQDCRMEIIHEIAVLELAQCNLWVINLHEVYETATEIILVLEYAAGGEIFDQCVAEREEAFKEKDVKRLMKQILEGVSFLHRNNVVHLDLKPQNILLTSKSPLGDIKIVDFGLSRIMKSSEELREIMGTPEYVAPEILSYDPISTATDMWSIGVLAYIMLTGISPFLGDDKQQTFLNISQMNVSYSGEDFDLVSESAVDFIKTLLVKKPEERATAEECLQHPWLEQSDEPSCRAWSNSTVGESGDASQKNADSASEKSVHVEKTEEEESMVTEELIVVASYTLGQCRQSEKEKTTEQKAISKRFKFEEPLLQEIPGEFIY, from the exons atgagaaaaagaagaaagggcCAAGACTGTCGGATGGAAATAATCCATGAAATTGCAGTCCTTGAATTGGCACAATGCAACCTTTGGGTCATTAACTTGCATGAAGTTTATGAAACTGCAACGGAGATTATTTTAGTCCTGGAATA CGCTGCTGGAGGTGAAATCTTTGACCAGTGTGTTGCTGAAAGAGAGGAAGCCTTCAAAGAGAAAGATGTGAAACGACTTATGAAGCAGATCTTAGAAGGAGTTTCATTCTTGCACAGAAACAATGTGGTTCATCTTGACTTAAAG ccacAAAACATTCTACTAACCAGTAAGTCTCCTCTGGGAGACATAAAGATAGTGGATTTTGGCCTTTCCAGGATAATGAAGAGCAGTGAGGAACTAAGAGAAATCATGGGAACTCCAGAGTATGTAG CCCCTGAAATTCTAAGTTATGATCCAATCAGCACAGCAACCGATATGTG GAGCATTGGAGTTCTGGCATATATTATGCTAACAGGGATATCACCCTTCTTAGGGGATGATAAACAACAAacattcttaaatatttctcaaatgAATGTAAGTTACTCAGGAGAAGACTTTGACCTCGTATCAGAATCTGCTGTGGATTTCATCAAAACTTTGCTGGTGAAGAAACCTGA GGAACGGGCAACTGCTGAAGAATGTCTCCAGCACCCCTGGTTAGAACAAAGTGATGAACCTTCTTGCAGGGCCTGGAGTAACAGTACAGTAGGGGAGAGCGGTGATGCCAgccagaaaaatgcagattctGCCTCTGAAAAATCTGTACATGTTGAGAAGACTGAAGAGGAAGAATCAATGGTGACAGAAGAACTAATTGTAGTGGCTTCGTATACTCTGGGACAATGTAGgcagtcagaaaaagaaaaaacaactgagCAGAAAGCCATTTCCAAACGATTCAAGTTTGAGGAACCATTACTGCAAGAAATACCAGGAGAATTCATTTATTGA